CGGCGCGTCCGGGTCGCCCTTGGGCCAGCCGGTGAAGTCGTCGTCCACGTAGTTCAGGTAGCCCCACGGGCCGCGCACGGCGAGGACCAGGTTGTGGTCGCTCTCCCCGTCCGCGTCCAGGTCGCGGGCGAAGTGCTCCAGCATCCCGTCGTTGCACTCCGGCCGCCCCAGGGCGGCGATGAGCACGTCCACGTCCTCCGGGCACGCCACCACCTGGTACCGGAACTCGGCCCGTTCCAGGTCCGGCAGCCCGGTCCACAACCCGGCCCGCATGGTCATGGCCCCCACCATGGCCGGTCGTCGCGCGCTCGGCCGCGCGGAACCGCGAGATCACCCCTTCCGGTGACGGCGGGGTCCGCCGCCGGGAGCTTCGCGGCCGGTCACCCGCGCCGGGCCAGGGCCCTCAGCTCGGCCGGGCCGAGGCCGGTCGCGCGGCGCACCTCGTCCTCGTCCAGCGCGCCGCAGTCCAGGGCGCGCACGAACGACGACGACAGCGCCCGCGCGGTGGCGGGCTCGTCCAGCACGGACCCGCCCGCCCGCGCCACGTACGCCCGCAACCGCGCCGCGTCGCCCGCCAGGCCCTCCAGGTGGAACGCGTGCACGGCGGCGTACCGGGTCACCAGCTGCGCCGGGTGCAGGTCCCAGCCCTGGTGGAAGCCGTGCGCCAGGGAGCGGCGGACCAGGCCGTAGTGGGTGCGCCAGCCGTGCTCGACGTCGTCGCCGACGGGCAGCACGTTGGTCGAGCCGTCCGACACCTCGACCCCCGTGCCGGCCGCCGACACCTGCATGACGTTGCGCGCGAAGTCGCACGCGCCGTGCGCGAGGTGCTGGTGCGCCGCGCCGAGGCCGCAGTCCGCCG
This region of Saccharothrix longispora genomic DNA includes:
- a CDS encoding Imm1 family immunity protein, whose translation is MTMRAGLWTGLPDLERAEFRYQVVACPEDVDVLIAALGRPECNDGMLEHFARDLDADGESDHNLVLAVRGPWGYLNYVDDDFTGWPKGDPDAPYVDERYTDFPPGVGLRLPLFREVLLEFLATARRPTTVDWYDEADLFHEWRVQRMALREA